The Castor canadensis chromosome X, mCasCan1.hap1v2, whole genome shotgun sequence genome includes a region encoding these proteins:
- the LOC109675722 gene encoding melanoma-associated antigen 10-like, with the protein MPRPPKRPRHLHEEDLGTQSDTQSLVGAQVPASVEECVSSSSTCSSSFPPSSSSSTSSSSSSPSPYYPLMWRTTQEDFGAAGASGLSQDSQRAGSSFSAVASTSWSHSAKGSSKQRKEGSSTLQAPPEIESSPRNEIDEKVTDLVHFLLFKYKMKEPTTKAEMLSSSIQNYQGSFSVIFSEACECMQIVFGIDLKEVDPTEQSYLLVTSLGLTYDGMQSDVQGMPKTGLLIFILSLIFMKGSCVSEESVWETLSKIGVFDGKQHCIYGDPRKLITEDFVQEQYMEYRQVPNSDPALYEFLWGPRTHAETSKMKVLEFLANIIGSDPSSFPVWYEEALRDEKERALARMATENDGTATASCKF; encoded by the coding sequence ATGCCTCGACCTCCAAAGCGTCCACGCCACTTGCATGAGGAAGACCTTGGGACCCAAAGTGACACACAAAGCCTAGTGGGAGCGCAGGTTCCTGCATCTGTGGAGGAATGTGTTTCCTCATCCTCTACCTGCTCCTcatctttccctccttcttcttcctcctccacctcctcctcctcctcctctccttctccttacTATCCTCTAATGTGGAGAACCACACAGGAGGACTTTGGTGCTGCTGGGGCCTCAGGTCTTTCCCAGGATTCTCAGAGAGCCGGGTCCTCCTTCAGTGCCGTGGCTTCCACTTCATGGAGCCATTCTGCTAAGGGCTCTAGCAAACAAAGAAAGGAGGGTTCAAGCACCCTGCAGGCCCCACCAGAAATAGAGTCATCGCCCAGAAATGAGATAGATGAAAAGGTGACTGACCTGGTGCATTTCTTGCtcttcaaatataaaatgaaggagCCGACCACCAAGGCAGAAATGTTGAGCAGTAGCATCCAAAATTACCAGGGTTCCTTCTCTGTGATCTTCAGTGAAGCTTGTGAGTGCATGCAGATTGTCTTTGGTATCGATCTGAAGGAAGTGGACCCCACTGAGCAATCCTATCTCCTTGTCACTTCCTTGGGGCTCACATATGATGGGATGCAAAGTGATGTCCAGGGCATGCCCAAGACGGGCCTGCTGATATTTATCCTAAGCCTAATTTTCATGAAGGGAAGCTGTGTCTCTGAAGAGAGTGTCTGGGAAACGTTGAGTAAGATAGGGGTGTTTGATGGGAAGCAGCATTGCATTTATGGAGACCCCAGGAAGCTCATCACTGAGGATTTTGTGCAGGAGCAGTACATGGAGTACCGCCAGGTCCCCAACAGTGATCCTGCTCTCTATGAGTTTCTGTGGGGCCCAAGGACCCATGCTGAAACCAGCAAGATGAAAGTTCTGGAGTTTTTGGCCAACATCATTGGGAGTGATCCCTCATCTTTCCCAGTGTGGTATGAGGAGGCTTtgagagatgagaaagagagagcctTGGCTAGAATGGCCACAGAAAATGATGGTACTGCCACAGCTAGTTGCAAGTTCTAG
- the LOC109675721 gene encoding melanoma-associated antigen 10-like — translation MPRPPKRPRHLHEEDLGTQSDTQSLVGAQVPASVEECVSSSSTCSSSFPPSSSSSTSSSSSSPSPYYPLMWRTTQEDFGAAGASGLSQDSQRAGSSFSAVASTSWSHSGKGSSKQRKEGSSTLQAPPEIESSPRNEIDEKVTDLVHFLLFKYKMKEPTTKAEMLSSSIQNYQGSFSVIFSEACECMQIVFGIDLKEVDPTEQSYLLVTSLGLTYDGMQSDVQGMPKTGLLIFILSLIFMKGSCVSEESVWETLSKIGVFDGKQHCIYGDPRKLITEDFVQEQYMEYRQVPNSDPALYEFLWGPRTHAETSKMKVLEFLANIIGSDPSSFPVWYEEALRDEKERALARMATENDGTATASCKF, via the coding sequence ATGCCTCGACCTCCAAAGCGTCCACGCCACTTGCATGAGGAAGACCTTGGGACCCAAAGTGACACACAAAGCCTAGTGGGAGCGCAGGTTCCTGCATCTGTGGAGGAATGTGTTTCCTCATCCTCTACCTGCTCCTcatctttccctccttcttcttcctcctccacctcctcctcctcctcctctccttctccttacTATCCTCTAATGTGGAGAACCACACAGGAGGACTTTGGTGCTGCTGGGGCCTCAGGTCTTTCCCAGGATTCTCAGAGAGCCGGGTCCTCCTTCAGTGCCGTGGCTTCCACTTCATGGAGCCATTCTGGTAAGGGCTCTAGCAAACAAAGAAAGGAGGGTTCAAGCACCCTGCAGGCCCCACCAGAAATAGAGTCATCGCCCAGAAATGAGATAGATGAAAAGGTGACTGACCTGGTGCATTTCTTGCtcttcaaatataaaatgaaggagCCGACCACCAAGGCAGAAATGTTGAGCAGTAGCATCCAAAATTACCAGGGTTCCTTCTCTGTGATCTTCAGTGAAGCTTGTGAGTGCATGCAGATTGTCTTTGGTATCGATCTGAAGGAAGTGGACCCCACTGAGCAATCCTATCTCCTTGTCACTTCCTTGGGGCTCACATATGATGGGATGCAAAGTGATGTCCAGGGCATGCCCAAGACGGGCCTGCTGATATTTATCCTAAGCCTAATTTTCATGAAGGGAAGCTGTGTCTCTGAAGAGAGTGTCTGGGAAACGTTGAGTAAGATAGGGGTGTTTGATGGGAAGCAGCATTGCATTTATGGGGACCCCAGGAAGCTCATCACTGAGGATTTTGTGCAGGAGCAGTACATGGAGTACCGCCAGGTCCCCAACAGTGATCCTGCTCTCTATGAGTTTCTGTGGGGCCCAAGGACCCATGCTGAAACCAGCAAGATGAAAGTTCTGGAGTTTTTGGCCAACATCATTGGGAGTGATCCCTCATCTTTCCCAGTGTGGTATGAGGAGGCTTtgagagatgagaaagagagagcctTGGCTAGAATGGCCACAGAAAATGATGGTACTGCCACAGCTAGTTGCAAGTTCTAG